Below is a window of Excalfactoria chinensis isolate bCotChi1 chromosome 9, bCotChi1.hap2, whole genome shotgun sequence DNA.
ACATGCAAGCAGCGTGTCCTTGCTGGTGCTGTGTGGGATACAAGGGTGAGCCTTGAAGGGAACGGGTacagaggaaaagctgctgaaaagagAGGAGAACCTGGAGTTTTGTCATGGAAGAGACCCTCCTGGTTCTCTTTTGTCTTGCATTGTTCACCAGCCAGCTGACCCAGTGCTGTACTGGTACAGGGAAGCACTGGCTTCCAAGCAGGGGGGTTCAGCTGTTGGTCATTCTGGCACAGCACAGTCCTGGTATGGGGGGTAAGGACCTCAGGAGGAACACAGGAGGCCAGGCTGAAGCAGGGATGAGCAGAATGACCTCCAAGCCATGCAGACACAACCCAGTCTGCACAGGATCTCCCCGCAGTACAGACACAGAGATCATATCGCTGCAGCGGTTTTCAGCAGCAAGGACTTAGGAGCAAGCTGTGTCTGCCCTCAGCTTTGCCAAGAAGGCAAGGACatgagatggggaaaaaaggagcaaaGATCAATTGCAAAGAGAtgggagaaaacagagcatcagCGGTCCTGGCTGAGACcaaggagggcagcagggacaCAAACACAGGTGGCACCACCACTCCAACCCTACCGTCCCCAAGCAGCCTGCCCATCGCCCACCGAGGTGCAAAGGATTGCTGAGGGTCACCGCAGCCCCAAGGCTGGCTGAGCAAATTGCCACCAGCcggagcagagctgggggcaggcgctgcagagcagggcaccAGAGGGACGGCACCCAGGGAGGGGCCACCAGATGCAGGCACACAAGCCAGGCTCCCCGTGTTTGCTCTCCCAGACTCTACGCGCTAACCCGACGGCAAGCACCCGCTGCTCAGCCACGGCTGCAGCTCACCATGCTGAAATTCAGGAGGTACCTGATCACGTAAGTGGAATTTTATCTATTAATTACGGCGTTATCTCCTTCGGCACTGGTTGTACTATACCCAGAGGTCACGTCCTTGCGGTGCCTCCGTGCTGAGGAATGGCTGGAGATGGATGTGGTGGTGGGAATGGTTAAACGTGCGGAAGTTTGGGGCGACAACACGTTCTCTTCCAGCAAAGCCCCAGGCACAGCATTTCTCCCATGTGCTaggcaggagcagcatcttCTGGAAGGCCCCGTGATgctgtttgcaaacagaaaacctAATGGATGCACCCAGAGTAAGGTGGGCTCCTGGGGAGGCTCCATTTTGGAGAGATGGGTGAGGAGCAGCCTGGATAAGGCTGGACTTGGATGCAGTGCCCATGGGCAGCCCTCCTGCTGAGAGAGAGCCCTTCCCTGTGCACCTACCACATACACACTGCAGTCCTACGTGTCCTGGTTTTGCTGCCTTCAGTGCAGCTCCTCAGCATCTCCACTGCCTCAGCTCCTCCTTCCTCACTGCGCGCTCCTTGATCCCAAGCAGCCAGCCTGGAGGAAGCACCCTGCCTTTGTGCGAGCCCAATCAGACTGGAAATGGCCACAACGCATGGCACATTTGGGACCACTCGCTCAGTCACCTCCAAAAAGGCAGCTGGTTCAGGGCCCAGACCACAGCTGCGGTGAAAGTTTGCTACCACCTGGGGAGCACCGTGGAAGCAAACCTAGAAGTAAATCTGCATGAAGCACGCATGCATGAGCAGCACCGCTTGCAAGGAAGCACTACACTGCTGCAGCAACACCAACCCTGCTGTTCCGGATGGCATCAAACCTGTTGAAGCATCTGGGATTTGGTCTGTATTCCAAGGCCAGTGACTTCTGCCTTTTCATTTCTGGGGCTCAAACCCACCACCTGAGCCAAGTGTTTCTGCCCTTACTGGGCTCCTGCGTGGCACCAGATGAGGTGGCCATGGCTACCTGCAGGTTGTCGCCAGGTTCTGGGGAGGCTGTGTTGGTGGCTGCTGGCTTGCTCACCAGGCTCATAACCACGTGTCTTCTATTAGGTTTCACTGTCCTAAATGTTTAGATATTGAGAACATCCCAGAAGTCGTGCCTTTGTCTCAACCACTGGAAGTAAATTACAATTAGTCACAAcacttcatatatatatatatgtgtatatgtacatatatatatttctggaaTAAAGCCAGGTTTTAATGGCAAACCCAAATCAATGGGATACACGTGATCACTTCAGGCTCTGTGTCTGCCACCACCAGTCACTGGGGCAGGGAGGGCACCCAGCATccctctcccagcagctctgggacCAGCAGGTCTGTATGCAGTTCCAGGCCCCTCATCTGAAACTGCCCACTGATAAAGGACGTGGGCAGTGTCAAAGAATGAGGATTAGAGTGCAACTTCTGACTGCCTTCATCTTTCCTCCCTGGAACCCTCCATTCCCTGCTCAGCAGAGACCACAAAGCAGCACACCGCCTCTCCAGCAGCTTTCCCACCCACAGCAGAGGATTTAACCAGGTCCTCAGCACAAACCAGCCCTCACTACACACCACCATATTCCCATCAGCAGATGTAGTCATCAGCAGAAGTGCAGTGCAAACCGATTCCTTCTCCGGGAAgctcagccctcctgctgctccactgaTTCCCCATTGGTAAGCTTAGCATTGAGATCCAGCTCCACCAAGCCCTGTGAGCAGCAAAAAATAAGGTTTTCCAGGACCTGGAGGTGCCCACGCTCAATGTGGCTCCATAGTAAagctcagcaggagctgagagAAACAGACAGTAGAGAAGCAACAGCTTCTCCTCTTTGTTTATAGAAAGGGGCCAGACACCTCTCAGCCAGGCAGGGCTGAGTGTGAGCAATGCCTGCTCCCGCTGTTAAAATCATGCTGGCAAGGCATCCCCGAGCAGCAAAGCGACTTTACGGTTATCGCTGTTTACCTTTTGGTGTGATATCTGTATCCTGGCTGGAAATTTCCACTAGGTTCCCCTGCTCAAGCACAGCTGTCGATGTTCATCGGTTATCGCTGTCTCGACACCTCTTCCACCCACGGAAAAATGACCTTATCTTAAAGCTCAATAAaagtaaatagaaaacaaaagacaactCATTTCTGGTGGGTGTCGCATGGAAGCCTTGAGGTCTCTTTTCCCTCCGCCTTGTGCCTAATGTATTTCTTCCCCCATATGCTGCAATGAGTGCTGTGTTTCCTGCAGGAACCTGAAGGCAATATACAGGTGCCAGCCAGGTCGGCTCTGGATCTCCTTCagcctcctcatcctcctcatGGTCTCATTTCAAGTGGTGGAGAAGCTGCAGCCTACCAGGTATGTCCCAGATAGAAGGGCAAACATGCAACTCATCCTCCAGCCCTTCACCGATGGCTGATAGGGGTTAAAACATACCCAACcaagagcacagaaaaatcTGGGTGGGAAGCAACCCCACTGGGGCACCCTCCTCCACCCCCTGCAacctgctcagagctgagccCTCTTCTGTGGCCAAACAAGGCTGCTGCAGTCTTTGTCTTGCCTGGCCTCAGCACTTTGCAGGATGCAGGCTTTGCTCGTTTCCCTCTTTGCAGCAGGGCATGGCAATGTTGATGTTGAAAGTCCTTCCCATCCTGCATCCAACCCGACCTGCCAAGCTGGTCATACCTAATGGTCCAACTCTAcacccagcagcagtgctgcccaccCCATAGAGAGAAAGAGGAGCACTGCTCGGGGatggctgcagaggagctgcccTCCTTGCatgctccttccctcccctgccCCTTTGACTGGTGGCTGTTCTTCCTGCAGCGGGCAGGAGAATCCCCCCCATGCACTTATGGAGAACAGTGGATGGCAGGGCAATTCCCAGGCAGCAGAAAACAGTTAGAGCAGCCTGGCCATTGCCCCAGCTCAACCCAACAGCACACTCAGCGCTCCCAGCAGGGATCCCAAACCTCCTGCTGTCTGTTCATCTTCACCCTGTTGCAGGAACTGTCGCTGTGAGCTGGAGCGTGCCCTGCAGCAGACCACAGACCACAGCCAGGAGAGCCCTGACTATGTCCTCCAGACCCACGGCCTGCCAAGGGAGGATGATCACCCATACAGGCCAaggaaggctgtgctggagccTGCTGAGAACACACAGGATGGTTTCCAGATGCACCTGTACTACAGACAGGTGACAACACAAAAGAGCAGTCCAGACAAACAAGAGGGGCACTGGGCTTGGCAGCCTGTGGAGAGCAGCAATGAGATGGAAGCCCATCTTCCAGCCCCGCAGCTGAAATCCCAGCTCTCCAGACCCAGAAAAGCAACCAGAGGGGATATATTTCCAGGTATTCCTGAAAGTGccaccacagctctgggagATACCGATGACGGCATCCTCTTCACAAACAGCATCGTTACAGAGGAGCACAAGAAAATAACGTCACCCCAGATGGAGCAGGTGACACTGCAGAGCCCACCTCAGCATCGAGCCATGGGTTCGCCACCCCGACCTTGGGGTGACTCAGTCAAACACCCCGTGCTCAATACAGCCCAGGTCGTGAGGGCAGATGGCTTCTACAGGACAGAGCTGGAGAGAGGACTGCTCCCGAGCTGGACAGAAATCTCTACAGACGAGACGGCCCCTGGGGATGGCGGGCAGGTAGAGGACGTCTTCTTTCAGAAAGCGTGTAAACCCAAGACCAACATCGTTTTCCTGAAGGTCCACAAGAGCGCCAGCAGCACCGTCATGAACATCCTCTTCCGCTTTGGTGAGATGCACAACCTCACCTTCGCCTTCCCGCTCAAGGGCGGCCACCAGCTCTTCTACCCGCACCACTTCATGGCCAAGTTCGTGCAGGGCTTCTCCCCCAAGAAGCCTCCTCAGTTCAACATACTGTGCCACCACATGCGCTTCCTGAGGCCAGAGGTAAGGGGCATGGCCTCTGGGCGTTGGGAGTGGGGCAGGAGCAAGGTGGGGGCACCAGGAAAGCATGGAGGTATTCAAAGATCATACAGTCATAGAACagcttcagttggaagggaccctcagagatcatctagttccaacccctgccatgggctgagtcaccaactgctagatcaagcACTAGGTCAGgctcagagatcatctagttccaacccctgccatgggctgagTCATCAACTGCTAGAtcaagcactagatcaggttCCTTAtggcctcatccaacctggtcttgaacagcaatggggcatctacagctcctctgggcagacagtgccagggcctcaccgcCCTCTCAGTTAACAGCTTCTCCTTGACctctaatctaaatcttccctccttcagtttaaaaatcatttccccCTATTCTTCACTATCTACCCATGCAAACAGctgattttccttctgttcataATCTCCCTTTAAACAATGGAAGGCCATAATGAGGTCTCCTtatagccttctcttctccaggctgaacaagggcatctccctcagcctgtctttgtaggacaggtgctccagccctctgagcatcttcacgGCCCTCCTCGTGCATCTCCCAAGGGCTTCTGTAGACAAACTTGATGAaaccatttctgcttttccctcaaGCAGGTCCCTTCACCCTGCCTCACCTTTCAAactccattttttcccctctgcaggTACAGAAAGTGGTTCCCAGAACAGCCGTCTACTTCTCCATCCTGAGGAACCCTGTGCAGCTCATGGAGTCCTCCTTCGTGTACTACAAGGGCACATCGGCCTTCGCCCGCGCCCGCAGCCTGGAGGAGTTCCTCAGCCAGCCCTACCGCTTCTACAACCCCAAGGCTGGTGACAGCCATTACGCCAAGAACCTCATGACATTTGACTTCGGCTTCAATCCCGACGCGGAGGTCACAGCCAAGAGGGTGAACTTAATGCTGAAGGCCATCGAGGCATCCTTTGACTTGCTGCTCATCTCAGAGTACTTCGACGAGTCCATGGTGCTGCTGAAGGAGACGCTGTGCTGGGACCTGGACAGCGTTGTGTCCTTCCCACTCaacagcagggacagcagcaccaggTCCCCACTCTCCAGCATCACAGCCGAGAAGATAAAGGCCTGGAACAGGTTAGACTGGGAAATCTACACCCACTTCAATAGGACCTTTTGGGAGAGGATCGAGCGGGACGTCGGGAGGGAGCGCATGTGGCGTGAGGTCAGGGCACTGCGGCAGAGGCAAGCTGAGCTGGCCAGGACCTGCCTGCAAGGGATGGGCAGCGTGAGTCCAAAGGACATCAAGGACTCCTCCCTGAGGCCGCTGCAGTACGGCAATGCCAGGATCTTGGGCTATAACCTCAAGCAAGGCTTGGACGAGGCAACAGAGCACATGTGCCGGCGCCTGGTAACCCCGGAGCTGCAGTACAGCACTGCTCTCTACAAGAAGCAGTTCCCCCCGAGCCCCCCACAGAACACCCCCCAGAGGCCCCTCCAAAAGCCCCCTCAGCTCGCTCCCTCACTGCAGGGCATGCAGAAGAGTAAAGCCTTGCGGTACAGGCTGGAGGGCACCCGGCACTGAGCCCCCATCCCGGCCTCGTTCTCCAGCTCCCTCCGCTGAGGACAGCCGACCACCCACCCCCAGGGTCTGGTGTCACTGCTCGCCTGGTGCAGCCCGGGTGGGATGTGAGGTCTGCAGAGGCTCTGCCGCCCCTGACCACCAGAGCCCTTAGAGCGGGCCCCACAGTGGGCCCTGAGGGCTTACCTTGCTGTGATTCTTCTGGGGTCACTCCTGAGCCAGCAAAGATGAACCCCAGCCTCCACAGGAGGAGGGGATGCAGGGGACGGggaggatggcagcactggggctgcttGTCCCGCAGCGAGAGGACTCAGCAGGAACGGGACACTAAGCTGCACGATGCCAGGAGGCAAaacaggctgcagctggaggtggTGAGGGGCCAGGCTGTCCATCAGGGCTGCAGGGCTTCATATACACCTCAGGAATGCTTCTGTCTGTCCAGCTGCATTCTCTCCTCCACAACGCCTcagtgctgggagagcagcCTCTTAATTAAAACCAACAGTGTTCAGCGTCACTCCTATTAAACTCCCCTTCATTACGGTAGATGAACTCAGCAGCCCAACAAAAAGGCACCTCCTGAGCATCTCTGTGCCAGGCATCCCAGCACTCTGcttggagcagctctgggaaCGTTCCATGCTCTGCCCAGGGAAAACAATACAAGCATCAGCCACGATGAGGTCAGTCATAAAGAAAAGGTAGGACCAGCACAGCAGTTTGGACAAGAAATGAACCCCAACCCTAAAAGCTTTTCCAGAGCCTTGATGGTTTTGCTCTGTGCTCCATAGTGTAGATCTGAAATAACCCCAGAACGAATGTCCCCATTTTCTGCACAATTTCCAACCCAAAAGATattcaggaaagggaaaagaaaacatgagtgGAGGATTTGAGATCCCCACAACCCATTGGAAAGGGAGAGTTGAGGGTCTCTGTGTCCAccaggaggggaggggagggcacACCACACACCTGGGTACCAAACCCACATCTGTCACCATCACTGCGGTTGGGTGCCACTTCATTACTCTGCCAATCAGGGCTGgatcctgcctgctgctgaaggcaggagCTGGTCTCCTTCAGGCCATGCTCAGGTTCCCATGGAGGACACCAGGAATTCCACACCCAGAACAATGTTTATATCAGAGCGCTGTGTTAGCAGGGACATTTCACATAGTCACAGAgagcagcccagggctgggacTGGCAGGGGTCTGCATGCAACCACCCAACACCTGCACTGCATACCAGAGCCACGTATTATATCAAAGGTGCTTTATGAACCCGTCATTGTCACCTTGCAGCTCCCCAGCTGCAAGCAAAACACAGGTTAAGCACTGCATCGGGGGAGCAGGGCATGCTGTGCCCACGCTGTGCCCTTCTCCCTGAGCTGTGCGATTTGGAAGCTTCAGCTGAGCTCAAATAATGCCAGACTTTACAGATAGCCTCCTCCTCACCCCAAGTCTCCAAGACTTATTACACTGTTTTTATGGCTGTAAGAGAAACAGACAGATGATTTCAAACATGACATGATGCAACCACCTGGGAGTTACCCAAGCGTGCCCACGCAATGGTCCTGAGCTCCTGCAATCTTCCTGTGTACGCCAGACAACCAGTCATTGCTGCAAACACATTAGTTTCCCCTTTGCAGGCTTGGACGTGCAAAATGCTCCGTGCCAGAACTGCTCCCCAGCAGAGGGGCTCAGGCATGAGGCGCTGGGTtgctcttctcccctttccccttctgcCGCTGCTCTCCATCTTCCACATGCGTCACCCTGGCCTTGGGAATCTTGTATTTGCTCTTCTGGCCGTACAGCAGGTTTTTTTGGAAGAACCTCGGGATGTTGCCTTGGTAGAGCAAGAGGGCGGCGAGCATACCTGAAACAAGAGCGTGCTCTCTCGTGTGCATGCACCCTCACTATGCGAGGCTTACAGTGACCCAGAAGGGCCGTCAGCCCTTTGCTGGGAAGCGTTTGGATGGTGGGACGTGCCCCTTACACAGCTCACCTGCGAGGGGCCCCAACCAGTACACCTGGATGTactcctgcaggctgctcccTGTGCACAGGAAGGTGCTGGCAGTGGCCAGGGCAGGGTTGAAGAAGGCTCCTGTGGCCGGCGTGGCTGCGTGGGGAGGAAAACAGGGCTGTCAGCATCCTCCCCTGTGCCAACACACCACCTGCTGCCCAGACACCCTTACCTGCTGTCCACCCCAAGGtaagtggaaaacaaacattgcAGCAGTCATCCCCGCTCAGCTGGAGCCCTGGGAAGAGGAGCTGCTCCTCCCCATAAACCAggctgcaggggaaggaaggggtGCACTCACCTACGTAGGTCAGGAAGGTGACAGTGGTTGCCAGGACAGGCAGccggcacagagcagggctgcggCGCACCCTGAGGAGGATGAGGTGGAAGAAGAAGGAGCAGGCAGCCTCCACCAGAGCTCCGAGATGGGGGGACGTGCGGATGGAGGAGCTGCACTCAGAAGCCATCAAGTTCTGGATGAGGTGGAGCTGCGTCAGCTCCCAGGACCAGTAGAGCTTGGTGAGGGCCCAGCCCATCCCCGCACCCACACACTGGACCAGCAGTTTGGCCACAGTGGCCACGAAGCCACATTCGAAGAGAAGGAACTCCTGGAGAGAGATGGTGGGGTTGGCAGCTGCTCCGTTTGTGCAGGCGGTGTGAACCACgaagaggaggaagaacagGGTCAGGACCACATCGGGGCCGAGGCCACCCCACGGGCCGATCTccagcagcatcctcagctccaGACAGCCAGAGCATAGCTGCAATgagcctgccagctctgcagccaggcACCGCAGCAGCCCCGGGGCCAGCAGCCTCTTGGAGAGCCGCCTGAACACCTCGCACGTGCCAAgcaccaggaagaaaaagacgATGGAAACGTTCAGGCCGGACATGGCAAAAGGTGCACGAGGGAGAGACAGAGCCACGCAGCTTTCAGCCCCCGGGGAGGAGTAGAAAAGCCTCCAAGCCTCTGTTTTATAAGGCTGTGCAAAAGCAAACGTGGCACCTGCCCAGCGGCCAGGAGGCTTTGGGAAACACCACACATGCGAGCTGCAGGACACACGGGGACaaatgctgcccagagctgctctggtCTTCCAACTTGTTGCTTCCCACTCCAGCGGAGCCTGGCTGGCATACTCTGCCCTGTCCTTGTCCCCGGTGAGACCTCACAGTGTGGTTTTTAGTGGCAGGGACATTTTGGCTCCTTCTGCTGGATGGGATCTCTCCCAGCTGCACTGGCAGAACTGCTGTCACCATCAAATAACGACAGCACCTCTTGGGTTCTGCCCACGTCTCCCATTCTGACAGTGGGAACAGCAGCTCACTCCTCACTGACACATCCCACAGGGATCACCATCCCCCACACAATGGGAGCCagccctgctttccttcctcagGACATTTGTTCCCCCAGGTGCTCACCCAATGGTTGTTTTAGGAAGGTTCCTGGTAAGGGCAGCACACGGTGCTTGCATTGGGAGCCTCGGCAATCCCAAACCACTGTCAACAACTTCTCCACCAAACCCTCCTGACCAAATCAGCTGGGCTGCGATCAACCTGCCCCCAAACCCATCACCATTTCACTACTCTTAACCTATCCCAACAGAAGACAAGTGCGCACCTTTGGCCTAATACAAACACACCTTGCCCAAAGACAGGAAGATGAAACACGCTTCAAAAGACTCAaaacttactttttttcccctcggCTCGCTGAAAATCCTAGCATTTTAAGGTCTGCTCAAGGCTTCAAAACCTATTTCCCATCCACCGTCCGTAACTACGGCATCAGTATGTAACTGTAGGCATTGGCTGGTTGGTCCACCGCTACAGTGGGGGAACAACAGCATGAGATGCCCACTACAAACAATCTCCATAGCAAAGTGCAAGTTGCACAAGATGCAGCTGTGCAGGTCGCTGGGACaggcaggagcaggcagagcGCTGTGCTTTTGTCCCATGAATCGCAGCAAAACCCAGCGCTGCTCACCTCAAAGCAACTTCAGTGCCCGTATCCAGCTGAATTGGTTCTACTAAGCACCTTCTCTCTCCTCCCGCCAGCTGTTTCCACCATAAGTTACATGCAAACATCAGTTAAGAGCATTTCttatgctgaaaacattttgtctGGCTGAAAACGTTTCCAAAGTCACACTGTTTCTTGGCTTTCCTCTGTCAACAGTATGAGGAAGGTTCATAACATgcaagaaagggaaggaggtgATTTCCCAACAACACACGGGAAACGCACAGCACGGGTACTTTGAGATCCACAGCCAGGCCAGAAACATCATCTGGGTTTCAACTGAACCAATCCTAAACCCAAGAGGACATTGAAATGAGCTTCTCTTCTTCAACCGGACTGCACTTTGCAATAGTGGAAGATGCAGTGATGATGAAAGAAGCCGCTGCTTCGCTCCACTTGCAAAAAGAGCACGGGATCTCTCTTCAGTGATGGATGAAGCATGTGCTCCGGACCTTCTCGCTCCCATATGCCGCTCCACAGCATGGTGCAGGAGGTGCAAAGACATGCAGCATGCAGACACAAGTGCATGTGAAGCTGGTGAGTAATAacattgaaaaagaaacagaacaggcTGGCATAGCATAAAATTACATCCACCACCATTAAAGCTCAGTTACAAACCAACACGTTCTGCTCATCTCATTAAGACCTCCAAACATTTACTCCTCCCAGCTATTCTTGTGTTAGAAGacaaggggaaggggaggaaaaagatggctgttgttttgttttttagaagtTTATTTCTAGCCCTGAAAGAACAGTTATTAAACAAAGTCAACAAATACAGTAGTTAATATTGCAGTAACAATTAAATAACATAATGGGATTAAATTACACAAAAGGCGACATTAAAATCTGAAGAcggttaaaaaaataaaagagaaagcttGCACTCACTTCCATTTCCACTGATAGCGTGAGGGACAGAGGGAAAACGGACCAGAGACACAAATCCAGCTGGAGAGACTTGCTCAGCTTTCTGGGTCCCCCAGCCACCctccagcacaggagctg
It encodes the following:
- the LOC140255993 gene encoding galactose-3-O-sulfotransferase 2-like, with the protein product MAVKEKRGDLWLEVALLKVALYALTRRQAPAAQPRLQLTMLKFRRYLITNLKAIYRCQPGRLWISFSLLILLMVSFQVVEKLQPTRNCRCELERALQQTTDHSQESPDYVLQTHGLPREDDHPYRPRKAVLEPAENTQDGFQMHLYYRQVTTQKSSPDKQEGHWAWQPVESSNEMEAHLPAPQLKSQLSRPRKATRGDIFPGIPESATTALGDTDDGILFTNSIVTEEHKKITSPQMEQVTLQSPPQHRAMGSPPRPWGDSVKHPVLNTAQVVRADGFYRTELERGLLPSWTEISTDETAPGDGGQVEDVFFQKACKPKTNIVFLKVHKSASSTVMNILFRFGEMHNLTFAFPLKGGHQLFYPHHFMAKFVQGFSPKKPPQFNILCHHMRFLRPEVQKVVPRTAVYFSILRNPVQLMESSFVYYKGTSAFARARSLEEFLSQPYRFYNPKAGDSHYAKNLMTFDFGFNPDAEVTAKRVNLMLKAIEASFDLLLISEYFDESMVLLKETLCWDLDSVVSFPLNSRDSSTRSPLSSITAEKIKAWNRLDWEIYTHFNRTFWERIERDVGRERMWREVRALRQRQAELARTCLQGMGSVSPKDIKDSSLRPLQYGNARILGYNLKQGLDEATEHMCRRLVTPELQYSTALYKKQFPPSPPQNTPQRPLQKPPQLAPSLQGMQKSKALRYRLEGTRH